A genomic segment from Polyangium mundeleinium encodes:
- a CDS encoding nucleotide-binding protein produces MSDRHGIIVGLASARGGVGRAMAVANVGALLAQKGKRVLVVDLAVDEPALERYFQGRGEGRRGAGVVDFFEGVRAAVSPLVSGRAREAPPEAAVRAWVTQLLDGGAGIRVVPLRLGGAPAEMFYWPAEGARSAVTRARVIEECPWLLAPLARALRARYDEVLVNVPSGRTEATALLAAHLVDKLVLLVDDASLEEAIELGRFAHARRVIVDASRPLALFPLLVRVEEGASGRAFVQEAKEQLEGLIYETTNVMGRDLGPYLGLATIPWNERAARGAMIAAEVEPAADPKSLAHAYLRFVQCLRRQSPLDVGEATRPSSRDLWAAIEARRGRGGPDSSPPTSSRLVVEDRGSSPPSAHTPQSVRLLEGDPFVRAAVLRAEGNFRAARKAYLEIARGEIRDEGGARDAARALLALGDLAIESGEAGGADYGEVIRRFFPRRFEDREFLTCVLLSSYRQGKLHAGREEWADACKHLGMALELAEEMRLTGEPPWLRAVLADAAHAAGVCCQELGWDDTAANHFAMARAACAGAEGHGSRAVEAASLCGAVFSVGRMGAYDRALDAAMELARRAEAPAAAPIPALVALGAANAAATLSLSGYGTQAAAALAALRERLAGVTESPLFEIAAAVACNEVTALDVLGRHEEAEARMAEVRARFAGTLHLPILEALCAAECSYAITRAERGLAREASEALFALRERLGRVWLRLDAGPGLLALVAGVSYSLARVLEREGRVDEARAALAEASQRARWDDPRRPRILGRAGLALLRVAAMLQGFGVAAGEASFEVARRNLREAAEHGGSDPFLLGCAGILALIRADEEEARGFLEKAFARGGEAAIARAWGAVREAMKPHEGWVLREIGARMESMPAEMRDALQALDPTGLAWLHALAGAPVSPRREAAPAGVALAAGAPGVVLGRANTRAIRPHAAPVCRPDTSLATEPPVPWVSCPLLLLERQDEGGMTKAGGVVDRLRAEVPALSSTLSFPGLSAALSGDLVGELAALYKGTLALRAALRTTRERAGRVEEAAELVDAWRGEDGAPVLRIFADDPAEEILLANGSEASLVRRGYVIARSTIEDTPYVALVSILAEGLAAGFDVVVRADEARAWMAVIEATPRKPRPGCARVRIEVDRVLVARGDLAALRRVVVWDGQGSEHQFVVEGIARVELSPRDCRPPSRSLDETLGGPATKR; encoded by the coding sequence GTGAGCGATCGGCATGGGATCATCGTCGGGCTCGCTTCGGCACGCGGAGGCGTCGGGCGCGCGATGGCCGTGGCCAATGTCGGCGCGCTCCTGGCGCAAAAAGGCAAGCGCGTCCTCGTCGTGGATCTGGCCGTCGACGAGCCCGCGCTGGAGCGTTATTTCCAGGGGCGAGGCGAGGGCCGAAGGGGCGCGGGCGTCGTCGATTTCTTCGAGGGCGTGCGCGCGGCCGTGTCGCCGCTCGTGTCGGGGCGCGCGCGGGAAGCCCCACCCGAGGCCGCCGTGCGCGCATGGGTGACGCAGCTCCTCGACGGCGGCGCGGGGATCCGCGTGGTGCCGCTGCGGCTCGGCGGAGCGCCCGCGGAGATGTTTTACTGGCCCGCCGAAGGAGCACGATCCGCCGTGACGCGGGCGCGGGTGATCGAGGAGTGCCCGTGGTTGCTCGCGCCGCTCGCCCGCGCGCTCCGCGCCCGGTACGACGAGGTGCTCGTGAACGTGCCCTCGGGCCGGACGGAGGCGACCGCGCTGCTCGCCGCGCACCTCGTGGACAAGCTCGTGCTGCTCGTGGACGACGCGTCGCTGGAGGAGGCGATCGAGCTCGGGAGGTTCGCCCACGCGCGGCGCGTGATCGTGGACGCGAGCCGGCCGCTCGCGCTGTTTCCGCTGCTCGTGCGCGTGGAGGAGGGCGCGAGCGGGCGCGCGTTCGTGCAGGAGGCGAAGGAGCAGCTCGAAGGGCTGATCTACGAGACGACGAACGTGATGGGGCGGGATCTCGGGCCCTACCTCGGGCTCGCGACGATCCCCTGGAACGAGCGCGCCGCGCGGGGCGCGATGATCGCGGCGGAGGTCGAGCCGGCCGCGGATCCGAAGAGCCTCGCGCACGCCTATCTGCGCTTCGTGCAATGCCTGCGGCGCCAGAGCCCGCTCGACGTGGGCGAGGCGACGCGGCCGAGCTCGCGGGATCTATGGGCGGCGATCGAGGCGCGGCGCGGGCGCGGCGGGCCGGATTCGTCGCCGCCGACTTCGTCGCGGCTCGTCGTGGAGGACCGGGGCTCGTCGCCGCCATCCGCGCACACGCCGCAGAGTGTACGGCTCCTCGAGGGAGATCCATTCGTCCGCGCGGCGGTGCTGCGCGCCGAGGGGAATTTTCGCGCGGCGCGCAAGGCGTACCTGGAGATCGCGCGCGGCGAGATCCGCGACGAGGGAGGCGCACGGGACGCGGCGCGGGCGTTGCTCGCGCTCGGGGATCTCGCGATCGAGTCCGGCGAGGCGGGCGGAGCCGATTACGGCGAGGTGATCCGGCGGTTTTTCCCGCGACGATTCGAGGATCGCGAGTTCCTCACGTGTGTGCTCCTTTCGTCGTATCGACAAGGAAAGCTGCACGCGGGCCGCGAGGAGTGGGCCGACGCGTGCAAGCACCTCGGGATGGCGCTCGAGCTCGCCGAGGAGATGCGCCTCACGGGGGAGCCGCCGTGGTTGCGGGCAGTGCTCGCCGATGCGGCGCACGCGGCCGGCGTTTGTTGTCAGGAGCTCGGCTGGGACGATACCGCGGCGAACCATTTTGCGATGGCCCGCGCCGCCTGCGCGGGCGCAGAGGGGCACGGCTCTCGCGCCGTGGAAGCGGCGTCGCTTTGCGGGGCGGTGTTTTCGGTCGGGCGCATGGGCGCGTACGATCGGGCACTCGACGCGGCGATGGAGCTCGCGCGCCGGGCGGAGGCGCCCGCGGCGGCGCCGATCCCCGCGCTGGTCGCGCTCGGGGCCGCGAATGCGGCGGCGACGCTTTCGCTGTCGGGATACGGGACGCAGGCCGCGGCGGCGCTCGCGGCGCTGCGGGAGCGGCTCGCGGGGGTGACGGAGTCGCCGTTGTTCGAGATTGCCGCGGCCGTCGCGTGCAATGAGGTGACGGCGCTCGACGTGCTCGGCCGGCACGAGGAGGCGGAGGCGCGGATGGCCGAGGTGCGGGCGCGTTTTGCGGGGACGCTCCACCTGCCGATTCTCGAGGCGCTCTGCGCGGCCGAGTGCTCGTACGCGATCACGCGGGCCGAGCGTGGCCTTGCGCGGGAGGCGAGCGAGGCGCTTTTCGCGCTGCGGGAGCGGCTCGGCCGGGTATGGCTGCGGCTCGACGCGGGGCCGGGGCTGCTCGCGCTCGTGGCGGGCGTGTCGTATTCGCTCGCGCGTGTGCTCGAACGGGAAGGTCGGGTGGACGAGGCGCGGGCGGCGCTCGCGGAGGCGTCGCAACGCGCGCGCTGGGACGATCCACGGAGGCCGCGGATCCTGGGCCGCGCGGGGCTCGCGCTCCTGCGGGTCGCGGCGATGCTGCAAGGGTTTGGCGTGGCGGCAGGCGAGGCCTCGTTCGAGGTGGCCCGGAGAAACCTGCGGGAGGCCGCGGAGCACGGCGGGTCGGATCCATTTCTGCTCGGCTGCGCGGGCATTCTCGCATTGATCCGCGCGGACGAGGAGGAGGCGCGGGGTTTTCTGGAAAAGGCGTTCGCGCGGGGCGGGGAGGCGGCGATCGCGCGGGCGTGGGGTGCGGTGCGGGAAGCCATGAAGCCTCACGAAGGGTGGGTCCTCCGGGAGATCGGGGCGCGCATGGAGTCGATGCCGGCGGAGATGCGGGACGCGCTCCAGGCGCTCGATCCAACAGGTTTGGCATGGCTCCACGCTCTGGCGGGGGCCCCGGTGTCTCCGCGGAGAGAGGCTGCGCCGGCGGGCGTGGCTTTGGCGGCGGGCGCACCCGGCGTGGTGCTCGGGCGGGCGAACACGCGGGCGATCCGGCCGCACGCGGCGCCGGTGTGTCGGCCTGATACATCTCTCGCCACGGAGCCCCCGGTGCCGTGGGTCTCATGCCCGCTGCTGCTTTTGGAGCGGCAGGACGAGGGGGGCATGACGAAGGCAGGCGGCGTCGTGGATCGGCTGCGGGCCGAGGTGCCGGCGCTCTCGTCGACGCTTTCGTTTCCAGGGTTGAGCGCGGCCCTTTCGGGGGACCTCGTCGGCGAGCTCGCGGCGCTCTACAAGGGCACGCTGGCGCTTCGCGCGGCCTTGCGCACGACCCGCGAGCGCGCGGGGCGCGTGGAGGAGGCGGCGGAGCTGGTGGATGCGTGGCGGGGCGAGGATGGCGCGCCGGTGTTACGTATCTTCGCGGATGATCCGGCGGAGGAGATTCTGCTCGCGAATGGGAGCGAGGCCTCGCTCGTGCGCCGCGGCTACGTGATTGCGAGGTCGACGATCGAGGATACGCCGTACGTCGCGCTTGTCTCGATTCTCGCGGAGGGCCTCGCCGCAGGGTTCGACGTCGTGGTGCGGGCGGACGAGGCGCGCGCGTGGATGGCGGTGATCGAGGCGACCCCGCGAAAGCCGCGGCCCGGCTGCGCGCGGGTGCGCATCGAGGTCGATCGTGTCCTCGTCGCGCGAGGCGATCTCGCGGCCCTTCGGCGTGTCGTGGTGTGGGACGGGCAGGGGAGCGAGCACCAATTCGTGGTGGAAGGGATCGCCCGGGTGGAGCTTTCGCCTCGCGATTGCCGTCCTCCCTCGCGCTCGCTCGACGAGACGCTCGGCGGTCCCGCGACGAAGCGGTGA
- the arfB gene encoding alternative ribosome rescue aminoacyl-tRNA hydrolase ArfB, producing MDPRESRATPEGAIVVNDRVHVPASALTVTTARASGPGGQNVNKVESKVDVRVDLDVIVGLDEGARARLLAAVRTRLDAEGKLRVTSQRTRDQGRNLADAHDKIRALVAAALVAPRPRKPTRPSRGAVERRLDEKKRAGERKRSRAGRADD from the coding sequence GTGGATCCGAGAGAAAGTCGAGCCACCCCCGAAGGCGCCATCGTGGTGAACGACCGCGTTCACGTCCCGGCGTCGGCCCTCACCGTGACGACGGCGCGCGCCTCCGGCCCCGGCGGACAAAACGTCAACAAGGTCGAGTCCAAGGTCGACGTCCGGGTCGATCTCGACGTGATCGTGGGCCTCGACGAAGGCGCGCGGGCGCGGCTCCTCGCGGCGGTGCGCACCCGCCTCGATGCCGAGGGCAAGCTGCGCGTCACGAGCCAGAGAACGCGGGATCAGGGGAGAAACCTGGCGGACGCCCACGACAAGATCCGCGCGCTCGTCGCGGCGGCGCTCGTCGCGCCCCGGCCGCGCAAGCCCACGCGCCCGAGCCGCGGCGCGGTCGAGCGCCGCCTCGACGAAAAGAAACGCGCCGGGGAGCGCAAACGCTCTCGCGCCGGCCGCGCCGACGATTGA
- a CDS encoding YybH family protein: MKKVRSSLLAGLSLCAALAIPALVVAPMGCKKDPTSQQEQSAPEKPTTELMQRTWDAWSSLDPQNSAPFYAKDEGLVFFDFAPLEHRGWKAYEKGVKDLLAQFSSLKAKVRDDARIESHGNTALAAGIVHFDITFRDGMTESFDARWSVVWAWRDGQWLIVHEHVSVPIHDGPAEAGGPQDETNLGG, translated from the coding sequence ATGAAAAAGGTTCGCTCTTCTCTCCTCGCCGGACTTTCCCTCTGCGCCGCGCTGGCGATTCCAGCGCTCGTCGTGGCGCCGATGGGCTGCAAAAAAGACCCGACCTCCCAGCAGGAGCAAAGCGCGCCCGAGAAGCCCACGACAGAGCTGATGCAGCGCACGTGGGACGCGTGGAGCTCCCTCGATCCGCAGAATTCCGCCCCATTTTACGCGAAAGACGAGGGCCTGGTCTTCTTCGATTTCGCGCCCCTCGAGCACCGAGGCTGGAAGGCCTACGAGAAGGGTGTGAAGGATCTTCTCGCGCAGTTCAGCAGCCTGAAAGCAAAGGTCCGCGACGATGCCCGGATCGAGTCCCATGGAAACACCGCATTGGCCGCGGGGATCGTGCATTTCGACATCACGTTCCGGGACGGCATGACGGAGTCGTTCGACGCGCGCTGGTCCGTCGTGTGGGCGTGGCGCGACGGGCAATGGCTCATCGTGCACGAGCACGTCTCGGTGCCGATCCACGACGGGCCGGCCGAAGCGGGGGGGCCGCAGGACGAGACGAACCTGGGCGGTTAG
- a CDS encoding PAS domain-containing protein, giving the protein MGTGLGSSCRPHDESGALLDLALRASGAGHWSWDLGAHEGYWSDEVYRMFGERPAPDGGPVHGETFRKAVHPEDLAPTQARFAAAFAERSDFVSEYRIRRTDGAIRWIRSRGRVLTDDAGRARMVGVSLDVTAEKTQKARLRASEERFQAAVESSLDAVGIYSAVRDGSGTLVDFRTDYVNAAACELVRMSRAAQIGRTLRDLYPAPRAARGIEHYARVVETGEPLFREAFHYEDERDDPDTRLQRAYDVRVIRMGDGIMATWRDITDRVRSEQEVRETKEMLEALIDNTAASIFVKDTSGRFLLANPRVQANFGLPLDQILGKTDHELVPPAIADAFRQNDLDVLRSERVIEREEEMVIDGKLHTFLSLKFPLRDRHGKPYAVCGVATDITDRKQLEDGLRDSEERARARAQEIEALMDATPAAIWIAHDPHCHLITGSRTAYEMMRVPPEQTNISKTAAEGDTVPHVRIFRDGKELRPEELPIQRAARGEPARDWEEEIVFADGDRITIFGSAVPLRGPNGEPRGSIGAFVDITAFKQAESALQNERQRTEEALRVADRRKDEFLAMLSHELRNPLATIRNAVSVLRSTRSESPRVERLHAMIDRQSEQLSRMVDDLLDVGRITQGKLILRKERIDLGTIVSRAVETSRPLIDAAGHTLSIKLPAGSVVLEGDLGRLSQVLSNLLNNAAKYTENRGLIRLSAEVGGAEVQIRVEDNGIGIAPDVLPHVFDLFTQASRTLDRAQGGLGIGLTLVRTLVEMHGGKVSAGSGGTGQGAEFTVCLPICHAAPAEELAAPTSEARELPSRSERRRVLIVDDNCDAAESLALMLGYLGHDTRVAHDGPSTIDIARVFQPEVVLLDIGLPGFDGYEVARRLRAQRETRAAILVALTGYGQEEDRKQARRAGFDHHLTKPVDHDRLISLLTSRVAPVDVSA; this is encoded by the coding sequence ATGGGCACGGGGTTAGGATCGTCTTGCCGACCGCACGACGAGAGCGGGGCGCTCCTCGACCTCGCGCTCCGAGCGTCCGGCGCGGGGCATTGGTCCTGGGACCTGGGGGCGCACGAGGGCTACTGGTCCGACGAAGTCTACCGCATGTTCGGGGAGCGCCCCGCCCCGGACGGGGGCCCGGTGCACGGCGAGACCTTTCGCAAGGCCGTCCATCCCGAGGATCTCGCGCCCACGCAGGCGCGGTTCGCGGCTGCATTCGCGGAAAGGAGTGACTTCGTCTCCGAATACCGCATTCGTCGAACCGACGGCGCCATCCGGTGGATCCGCTCGCGCGGCCGCGTCCTCACGGACGACGCCGGGCGGGCGCGCATGGTCGGCGTATCGCTCGACGTGACGGCGGAAAAAACCCAGAAAGCCCGGCTCCGCGCGAGCGAGGAGCGCTTCCAGGCGGCCGTCGAGAGCTCGCTCGACGCCGTGGGCATTTATTCGGCCGTCCGTGACGGGTCCGGCACCCTCGTCGACTTTCGCACCGATTACGTGAACGCCGCCGCCTGCGAGCTCGTCCGGATGTCCCGCGCGGCGCAGATCGGCCGGACGCTGCGCGATCTCTACCCTGCCCCCCGTGCCGCGCGGGGCATCGAGCATTATGCGCGGGTCGTCGAGACGGGCGAGCCCCTCTTCAGGGAAGCCTTCCATTACGAGGACGAGCGCGACGACCCCGACACGCGCCTGCAGAGGGCTTATGACGTGCGCGTGATCCGGATGGGCGACGGAATCATGGCCACGTGGCGCGACATCACCGATCGCGTGCGCAGCGAGCAAGAGGTCCGCGAAACCAAGGAGATGCTCGAGGCGCTCATCGACAACACCGCGGCCTCCATCTTCGTCAAGGACACGAGCGGGCGTTTCCTCCTCGCGAACCCGCGCGTGCAGGCGAACTTCGGCCTGCCTCTCGACCAGATCCTCGGAAAAACCGACCACGAGCTCGTCCCCCCCGCCATCGCCGACGCCTTCCGCCAGAATGACCTCGACGTGCTCCGCTCCGAGCGCGTGATTGAGCGCGAGGAGGAAATGGTCATCGACGGCAAGCTCCACACCTTCCTCTCGCTCAAGTTTCCCCTGCGGGATCGCCACGGCAAACCCTACGCCGTCTGCGGCGTCGCGACGGACATCACGGATCGCAAGCAGCTCGAAGACGGCCTCCGGGACAGCGAGGAGCGCGCCAGGGCGCGGGCCCAGGAGATCGAGGCGCTGATGGATGCGACGCCGGCCGCGATCTGGATCGCGCACGACCCGCATTGCCACCTCATCACCGGCAGCCGCACCGCGTACGAGATGATGCGCGTGCCGCCCGAGCAAACGAACATCTCGAAGACGGCGGCGGAAGGCGACACCGTGCCGCACGTGCGCATCTTCCGGGACGGCAAGGAGCTCCGCCCCGAGGAGCTGCCCATCCAGCGCGCCGCGCGTGGAGAGCCGGCGCGTGATTGGGAGGAGGAGATCGTCTTCGCCGACGGAGACCGCATCACCATCTTCGGCAGCGCCGTACCGCTGCGCGGCCCGAACGGCGAGCCACGCGGCTCGATTGGCGCGTTCGTCGACATCACGGCGTTCAAGCAGGCGGAGTCCGCGCTGCAGAACGAACGGCAGCGGACCGAGGAGGCGCTCCGCGTCGCGGACCGACGCAAAGACGAGTTTCTCGCCATGCTCTCGCACGAGCTCCGAAACCCCCTGGCGACGATCCGCAATGCGGTGAGCGTGCTCCGCAGCACGCGCTCGGAGAGCCCGCGCGTCGAGCGGCTGCACGCCATGATCGACCGCCAATCCGAGCAACTCTCGCGCATGGTCGACGACCTGCTCGACGTCGGTCGCATCACGCAGGGCAAGCTGATCCTGCGCAAGGAGCGAATCGACCTCGGCACGATCGTGAGCCGCGCGGTGGAGACGAGCCGCCCGCTCATCGACGCGGCCGGGCATACGCTCTCGATCAAGCTACCGGCGGGCTCCGTGGTGCTCGAAGGCGACCTCGGCCGGCTCTCGCAGGTCCTCTCGAATCTGCTCAACAACGCGGCGAAATACACGGAGAACCGGGGCCTGATCCGGCTCTCCGCCGAGGTCGGGGGCGCCGAGGTCCAGATCCGGGTGGAGGACAATGGAATCGGCATTGCGCCCGACGTCCTGCCGCATGTCTTCGACCTCTTCACGCAAGCGAGCCGCACCCTCGACCGCGCGCAGGGTGGCCTCGGCATCGGCCTCACGCTGGTGCGCACGCTCGTGGAAATGCACGGCGGCAAGGTCTCCGCGGGGAGCGGCGGCACGGGCCAGGGCGCCGAATTCACCGTGTGCCTGCCGATATGCCACGCCGCGCCGGCGGAGGAGCTCGCCGCGCCGACGAGCGAGGCGCGCGAGCTCCCGTCGAGGAGCGAGCGACGGCGCGTCCTGATCGTGGACGACAACTGCGACGCTGCGGAGAGCCTGGCCCTCATGCTCGGATACCTCGGGCACGACACCCGCGTCGCGCACGACGGGCCGAGCACGATTGACATCGCCAGGGTGTTCCAGCCCGAGGTCGTCCTGCTCGACATCGGCCTGCCAGGGTTCGACGGATACGAGGTCGCGCGCCGCCTGCGCGCGCAACGCGAGACACGGGCGGCGATCCTCGTCGCGCTCACGGGGTACGGGCAAGAAGAGGACCGAAAACAGGCGCGGCGGGCCGGCTTTGATCACCACCTCACGAAGCCGGTCGATCACGACCGGCTGATCTCCCTCCTCACCTCGCGGGTGGCGCCGGTCGATGTGTCGGCCTGA
- a CDS encoding STAS domain-containing protein — MIDAFWERLEDNVAKSCVRVEAAEVPFYRSLPAEVRRGAFKRAFEAMGHDLVAEDSQAFPTLLAVIGEQRSGLGVRIVDILRGMAMGFDVVTEDFATFFAGDPEARLHWERMRARVSYMGAATLADAYLGAREKLVRAQAEEILQLSARVLPLYPGILVLPLVGALDAARAAHLTPLLLQAVVENQSRVVLLDVTGLPSVGAEAAEHLMGAARGVELLGATPILVGVRPHMARAMVEAGVDLGRLRSRADLASGLRDALDALGLAIARKR, encoded by the coding sequence GTGATCGATGCCTTCTGGGAACGTCTCGAGGACAACGTCGCGAAGTCGTGCGTGCGCGTCGAAGCGGCGGAAGTCCCGTTTTATCGGAGCTTGCCCGCGGAGGTGCGACGCGGGGCCTTCAAGCGTGCGTTCGAGGCGATGGGCCACGACCTCGTCGCGGAGGATTCGCAGGCGTTCCCGACCCTGCTCGCGGTGATCGGCGAACAACGATCGGGGCTCGGGGTCAGGATCGTGGACATCCTGCGCGGGATGGCGATGGGCTTCGACGTCGTCACCGAGGACTTCGCGACCTTTTTTGCAGGCGATCCCGAGGCGCGCCTTCACTGGGAGCGGATGCGCGCCCGCGTGAGTTACATGGGCGCGGCCACGCTCGCGGACGCGTATCTCGGCGCGCGCGAAAAACTCGTACGCGCGCAGGCCGAGGAGATCTTGCAGCTCTCCGCGCGGGTGCTCCCGCTCTACCCGGGGATCCTCGTCTTGCCGCTCGTCGGCGCGCTCGACGCCGCGCGCGCGGCGCACCTGACGCCGCTCTTGCTCCAGGCGGTCGTGGAGAACCAATCCCGCGTCGTGCTGCTCGACGTGACGGGATTGCCCTCGGTCGGGGCAGAGGCGGCCGAGCATTTGATGGGCGCGGCGCGGGGCGTCGAATTGCTCGGCGCGACACCGATCCTCGTGGGCGTACGGCCGCACATGGCGCGCGCGATGGTCGAAGCCGGGGTTGACCTCGGCAGGCTCCGATCCCGCGCGGATCTTGCGAGCGGGCTCCGGGATGCGCTCGATGCGCTCGGGCTTGCCATTGCGCGGAAGCGTTGA
- a CDS encoding PAAR domain-containing protein, whose translation MTQLAARVGDAHTCPAHVGGPILPPGCTTVVIGGQAAARIDDLCQCQGPTDVIKTGAPTVLIGGKPAARKGDLTRHDGVVAMGFPTVLIGPLAPGDAVASLFTDEYLSTLVGKEWQGANSEQLKKAMETLWEHRHDPNHPDVQEALRQIAEARGKPLEQIQQDWQRYQAALAEQERIAAEKGIDPPPGVNWLHGDHMGSTSQLRYGQVAGDALGMDPVFGALLNPTGGLVGPGNAAVDGNDSAIGYHGAVHDAGGYLYNYHNQGPGYDYLGQEGRDTASPLSGQRSGISYWRDQLPDRSGGQKFTDGAGDVIMDGVVGGIDGVSNAWEATKDAVSDAYEGAKDWASDTWNSLWD comes from the coding sequence ATGACCCAGCTTGCCGCGCGTGTTGGTGATGCGCACACCTGTCCGGCGCATGTCGGGGGGCCGATTCTCCCGCCGGGGTGTACGACCGTCGTCATTGGGGGACAGGCCGCCGCGCGGATCGATGATCTGTGCCAATGCCAGGGCCCGACCGACGTGATCAAGACGGGCGCGCCCACCGTGCTCATCGGCGGCAAACCCGCGGCGCGCAAGGGTGATCTCACGCGGCACGACGGCGTCGTCGCCATGGGGTTTCCCACGGTCCTCATCGGGCCCCTCGCGCCGGGCGACGCCGTGGCCTCGCTCTTCACCGACGAATATCTGTCCACGCTCGTCGGCAAGGAATGGCAAGGGGCAAACTCCGAGCAATTGAAGAAGGCGATGGAGACGCTCTGGGAGCATCGCCACGACCCGAACCATCCCGATGTCCAGGAGGCGCTCCGGCAAATCGCGGAGGCGCGCGGCAAGCCGCTCGAGCAGATCCAGCAGGATTGGCAGCGGTATCAGGCCGCGCTCGCCGAGCAGGAGCGGATCGCCGCGGAGAAGGGCATCGATCCGCCTCCCGGGGTCAACTGGCTCCACGGCGATCACATGGGGAGCACCTCGCAGCTCCGGTATGGCCAGGTCGCCGGGGATGCGCTGGGGATGGATCCCGTGTTCGGCGCGCTGCTCAATCCGACCGGGGGGCTCGTCGGTCCAGGCAATGCGGCGGTCGACGGCAACGACTCCGCGATCGGGTATCACGGCGCCGTGCACGACGCCGGAGGGTATCTGTACAATTATCACAACCAGGGCCCCGGATACGATTACCTCGGGCAAGAAGGGCGCGACACGGCGAGCCCGCTCTCCGGTCAGCGGTCCGGGATCTCGTACTGGCGTGACCAGCTGCCCGATCGCAGCGGGGGGCAGAAGTTCACCGACGGCGCGGGCGACGTGATCATGGATGGGGTCGTCGGGGGGATCGACGGGGTCTCGAACGCCTGGGAGGCCACCAAGGACGCCGTCTCCGATGCCTACGAGGGCGCCAAGGATTGGGCCTCCGACACCTGGAACAGCCTGTGGGATTAG